A part of Streptomyces sp. DSM 40750 genomic DNA contains:
- a CDS encoding ACP S-malonyltransferase yields MTEQQTTEPQATEPRTSDPEASRTAMVFPGMGPFRFTDVGEFLLTNPHARRRLAIADEVVGYSVFDRYRQSDADEEAQYTAHTQIAFLTVCLSLADWAEETLGERPELCAGPSFGQRAAVTYAGSLRFEETVRLTAELARCEEEYFRQEHREAVTHCVIHTPEERLQEALAELDAEGEWHDVSGYIDQGFYLVSLREPVLDRFKKRIGELGGYNMYTMWPPVHAPAFGALRRKAEEEVLGTFEVADPKLPVVADQNGELLTGADGVRTMLLDTFNRPIRWPDMVETMREHGITKVCIAGPDNLFGRVNRTVDNFEVVAIDARKAMRPRVRQRSVCQARR; encoded by the coding sequence ATGACGGAGCAGCAGACCACCGAGCCACAGGCCACAGAGCCGCGGACATCCGATCCGGAGGCCAGCCGTACGGCGATGGTCTTCCCCGGGATGGGGCCCTTCCGCTTCACCGATGTGGGCGAGTTCCTGCTGACCAACCCCCATGCCCGGCGCCGGCTCGCGATCGCCGACGAGGTGGTGGGGTACTCCGTGTTCGACCGGTACCGCCAGTCGGACGCCGACGAGGAGGCGCAGTACACCGCGCACACCCAGATCGCCTTCCTGACCGTCTGTCTCTCCCTCGCCGACTGGGCGGAGGAGACGCTGGGAGAGCGGCCCGAGCTGTGCGCCGGACCGAGCTTCGGCCAGCGGGCCGCGGTGACCTACGCGGGGTCCCTGCGGTTCGAGGAGACCGTGCGGCTCACCGCCGAGCTGGCGCGCTGCGAGGAGGAGTACTTCCGGCAGGAGCACCGTGAGGCGGTCACGCACTGCGTGATCCACACCCCCGAGGAGCGGCTTCAGGAGGCGCTGGCCGAACTGGACGCCGAGGGGGAGTGGCACGACGTCTCCGGCTACATCGACCAGGGCTTCTACCTCGTGTCCCTGCGCGAGCCCGTGCTCGACCGGTTCAAGAAGCGGATCGGCGAGCTCGGGGGATACAACATGTACACCATGTGGCCGCCCGTGCACGCCCCGGCGTTCGGCGCCCTGCGCCGCAAGGCGGAGGAGGAGGTCCTCGGCACCTTCGAGGTGGCCGACCCCAAGCTGCCGGTCGTCGCCGACCAGAACGGCGAGCTGCTGACCGGCGCGGACGGCGTGCGCACCATGCTGCTCGACACCTTCAACCGCCCGATCCGCTGGCCGGACATGGTGGAAACGATGCGGGAGCACGGCATCACCAAGGTCTGCATCGCCGGTCCGGACAATCTCTTCGGCCGGGTGAACCGTACTGTGGACAACTTCGAGGTAGTGGCCATCGACGCCCGCAAGGCGATGCGCCCGCGGGTCCGGCAGAGGAGCGTCTGCCAGGCGAGGCGGTGA
- a CDS encoding flavin monoamine oxidase family protein produces the protein MLLTTLQGNGPSSPRITMLCPDFPFAYDDWLRHPAGLGGVPAGAMGTEVAIVGGGIAGLVAAYELMRMGLRPVLHEAGRLGGRMRSAGFDGFPDEVAELGAMRFPLSAAALFHYVRTLGLRTTPFANPLSPCTPMTVLDIGGVSHWARTEADLPPVYREVADAWDKTLREQADVWVMQEAIRTRDTATIKAMWNRLVPLLDDQSFYGFLSSTPAFASFRLRELFGQVGFGTGGWDTDFPNSMLEILRVVYTEADADHQAIEGGCEQVPLGLWRHAPEGLTHWPAGTSLAALHENRPRPAVTALRRAGEHIEVTDADGRTRGYRAVVFTGQHRLLNSRVACDDALLPGPVRSAIERTHYMSSSKLFALTDRPFWLDVDAATGRDVMGMTLTDRLPRSVYLFGREPGRPGVMCLSYTWNDDSQRVAALSAEERLEVVLRSLGEIYPGVDIRSHIIAPPVAISWENEPWFTGAFKANLPGHYRYQRRLFTHFMQSALPEHQRGFFLAGDDVSWTGGFAEGAVTTALNAVWGVVRHLGGGCHSANPGPGDVFAELAPLELDEL, from the coding sequence ATGCTCCTCACCACCCTCCAGGGGAACGGCCCGTCGAGCCCTCGAATCACCATGCTCTGCCCCGACTTTCCCTTCGCCTACGACGACTGGCTGCGCCACCCGGCGGGCCTGGGCGGCGTCCCGGCCGGCGCTATGGGAACCGAGGTCGCGATTGTCGGCGGCGGGATAGCCGGGCTGGTCGCCGCGTACGAACTGATGCGGATGGGACTGCGTCCGGTTCTCCACGAGGCGGGACGCCTGGGCGGCCGGATGCGCTCCGCCGGCTTCGACGGGTTTCCGGACGAGGTGGCCGAGCTGGGGGCCATGCGGTTCCCGCTCTCGGCCGCCGCGCTGTTCCACTACGTCCGCACGCTGGGCCTGCGCACCACGCCGTTCGCCAACCCGCTCAGCCCCTGCACCCCCATGACGGTGTTGGACATCGGCGGCGTCAGCCACTGGGCCCGGACCGAGGCCGATCTGCCGCCCGTCTACCGGGAGGTCGCTGACGCCTGGGACAAGACGTTGCGCGAGCAGGCCGACGTATGGGTCATGCAGGAGGCGATCCGCACCCGGGACACGGCCACGATCAAGGCGATGTGGAACCGCCTCGTGCCGCTGCTGGACGACCAGTCCTTCTACGGCTTCCTCAGCTCCACGCCCGCCTTCGCCTCCTTCCGGCTCCGTGAGCTCTTCGGGCAGGTCGGCTTCGGCACCGGCGGCTGGGACACCGACTTCCCCAACTCGATGCTGGAGATCCTCCGCGTCGTCTACACCGAGGCCGACGCTGACCATCAGGCCATCGAAGGCGGCTGCGAACAGGTACCGCTGGGCCTGTGGCGGCACGCTCCCGAGGGCCTCACGCACTGGCCGGCCGGTACGTCGCTCGCCGCGCTCCACGAAAACCGGCCCCGGCCCGCCGTCACCGCGCTGCGTCGGGCGGGGGAACATATCGAGGTCACCGACGCCGACGGCCGGACGCGCGGCTACCGGGCGGTGGTCTTCACCGGGCAGCACCGGCTGCTGAACAGCCGGGTCGCCTGCGACGACGCGCTGCTGCCCGGGCCGGTCCGGTCGGCGATCGAGCGCACCCACTACATGAGCTCCTCCAAACTGTTCGCGCTCACCGACCGGCCGTTCTGGCTGGACGTCGACGCCGCGACCGGGCGGGACGTGATGGGCATGACGCTCACCGACAGGCTGCCGCGTTCGGTGTATCTCTTCGGCCGGGAGCCCGGCCGACCCGGAGTGATGTGTCTGTCCTACACCTGGAACGACGACTCGCAGCGGGTCGCCGCGTTGTCCGCCGAGGAGCGGTTGGAGGTCGTCCTGCGCTCGCTCGGCGAAATCTATCCGGGCGTGGACATCCGGTCGCACATTATCGCGCCGCCGGTGGCCATCAGCTGGGAGAACGAACCCTGGTTCACCGGAGCCTTCAAGGCCAACCTGCCGGGCCACTACCGCTACCAGCGCCGCCTATTCACCCACTTCATGCAGAGTGCGCTGCCTGAGCACCAGCGGGGATTCTTCCTGGCCGGCGACGACGTCTCCTGGACCGGCGGCTTCGCGGAGGGCGCGGTCACCACGGCGCTGAACGCCGTGTGGGGTGTCGTACGTCATCTCGGCGGCGGCTGCCATTCAGCCAACCCCGGGCCGGGGGATGTGTTCGCCGAGCTCGCGCCCCTGGAACTGGACGAGCTCTGA
- a CDS encoding AMP-binding enzyme, translating into MVGRKFAVHRMGYTLYPEIIEHKPAASSCNAKVVALPDERRGCELVCFVEDEQRRDRAYWREVVNELRPALERPNHIEVVERFPLNRSGKPAKRQLGDLAAAKARA; encoded by the coding sequence GGTTACACGCTGTACCCGGAGATCATCGAGCACAAGCCGGCAGCCAGCAGCTGCAACGCCAAGGTGGTCGCGCTGCCCGACGAACGGCGCGGCTGCGAGCTGGTCTGCTTCGTGGAGGACGAGCAGCGGCGCGACCGGGCGTACTGGCGTGAGGTGGTCAACGAGCTGCGGCCTGCGCTCGAGCGGCCCAACCACATCGAGGTGGTCGAACGGTTCCCGCTGAACCGCAGCGGCAAGCCCGCCAAACGGCAGTTGGGCGATCTGGCAGCAGCGAAAGCACGGGCGTGA